The Temnothorax longispinosus isolate EJ_2023e chromosome 12, Tlon_JGU_v1, whole genome shotgun sequence genome includes a window with the following:
- the Mdlc gene encoding E3 ubiquitin-protein ligase RNF113A isoform X1, protein MDDAIQEPERKNCTFLFKRRKIRSNATRKRKEADGSDDSSEDETTVIKKDKKQDDHNPMIQSTNVKRHQEKTSCDVDDSSEDDSRVTVLYKSNRTALPAGPSDQGATAILETETEKDRDAQALFEKAQKINEELKGKDDDKIYRGLNNYTQYYKKRDTAAGNASSGMVRKGPIRAPSNLRATVRWDYQPDICKDYKETGFCGFGGICKFLHDRSDYKLGWQLEREAATGEYNNSGDEDDKKYEIDSDEDNLPFKCFICRNSFTDPVVTKCKHYFCEKCALEQYRKSTRCYICNTQTNGTFNPAKELIARTKMEDKAATAASEDSDED, encoded by the exons ATGGACGACGCGATTCAGGAGCCGGAGCGGAAAAACTGcacttttctatttaaaagaCGCAAAATCCGCAGTAATGCCACGAGAAAGCGGAAAGAAGCAGACGGCAGCGATG ATAGCAGCGAGGATGAGACTACGGTGATTAAGAAGGACAAGAAGCAGGATGATCACAATCCCATGATACAAAGC ACAAACGTGAAAAGGCATCAGGAGAAGACCAGTTGCGACGTCGATGATAGCAGCGAGGATGATAGCAGAGTAACTGTGTTGTATAAAAGCAACAGAACGGCTCTACCGGCCGGCCCGAGTGACCAAGGAGCGACGGCTATTCTTGAGACGGAAACGGAGAAAGACAGGGATGCGCAGGCACTGTTTGAGAAAGCTCAGAAAATAAACGAG GAATTAAAGGGGAAGGATGATGATAAGATTTATAGGGGCTTGAACAATTACACGCAGTActataaaaagagagataccGCAGCTGGAAATGCGTCCAGCGGTATGGTGCGCAAGGGACCAATTCGAGCACCGTCTAATCTTAGAGCAACGGTGAGATGGGACTATCAACCTGACATATGCAAGGATTACAAAGAGACTGGCTTCTGTGGTTTCGGAGGCAT CTGTAAGTTCTTACACGATCGGTCGGATTACAAATTGGGATGGCAATTGGAAAGAGAAGCCGCTACCGGCGAATATAACAACAGTGGGGACGAAGATGATAAAAAGTACGAGATTGACAGCGATGAGGACAACTTGCcgtttaaatgttttatttgcaGAAACAGTTTCACAGATCCTGTTGTTACCAa atgcaAGCAttacttttgtgaaaaatgtGCTTTGGAGCAGTATAGGAAAAGTACACGATGTTATATCTGCAATACCCAGACCAACGGCACCTTTAATCCAGCAAAGGAACTTATTGCGCGAACTAAAATGGAAGACAAGGCAGCGACTGCAGCAAGCGAGGACTCCGatgaagattaa
- the Atg8a gene encoding gamma-aminobutyric acid receptor-associated protein, with amino-acid sequence MKFQYKEEHPFEKRKAEGEKIRRKYPDRVPVIVEKAPKAKISDLDKQKYLVPSDLTVGQFYFLIRKRIHLRPEDALFFFVNNIIPPTSATMGSLYAEHHEEDFFLYIAYSDENVYGH; translated from the exons ATGAAGTTCCAGTACAAGGAGGAGCACCCGTTCGAGAAGAGGAAGGCCGAGGGCGAGAAGATCCGACGGAAATACCCGGATCGAGTGCCC GTAATAGTCGAGAAGGCGCCTAAAGCCAAAATCAGTGACCTGGACAAGCAAAAGTACTTGGTACCCTCTGATTTGACCGTTGGccagttttactttttaattcgtAAGAGGATTCATTTACGTCCCGAGGATGCCCTATTCTTCTTCGTCAACAACATCATTCCTCCGACAAGCGCCACCATGGGCTCTCTTTATGCG GAACATCACGAAGAGGACTTCTTCCTTTATATAGCGTATAGCGATGAGAACGTATACGGTCACTAA
- the Amt gene encoding putative ammonium transporter 3 produces MEPASFEKNDTNVNVTVDRYISPLYNLSQEDSSWIVTSSFMILTMQTGFGMLESGCVSVKNEVNIMMKNVVDISLGGLTYWMFGFGFSFGMSEPNNPLIGIGGLFVDPSVGDEYMGGICAAFLFQLSFATTSTTIVSGAMAERCNFKAYCVFSFLNTIVYCLPAGWVWGDHGFLNRMGVVDIAGSGPVHLVGGISALACAIMLGPRIGRYDNGIDPLPLGCPVNAIMGLFVLWWGWLAFNSGSTYGVTGAQWQYAARAAVATMIASMGGGLVGLGFSLTNPNGIDILSQINGVLGALVAVTGGCFLYKGWEAMIVGMVGGFITCIVMPVLDKIHIDDPVGAAATHGASGIWGVIAIGLFADNPIPLDTTNGRKGLFKGGGWYLLGVQSLSVLCLGVWSFVSSIVLLWIINKIIPIRMSVYEEVLGADLVEHRIRHSQIGVSRAMSALRPFSMEKQLRNVPPIGMNPGHELFLVQHRKKKLANFSKSEKRHVSKKLVTKNSQIRTIADSSALTAEAKPQFAWID; encoded by the exons ATGGAACCGGCGagtttcgagaaaaatgaTACAAACGTCAACGTTACTGTTGATAGATATATTAGTCCATTGTATAATCTTTCGCAAGAAGATAGCAGCTGGATCGTCACGAGCTCCTTTATGATTCTTACAATGCAAACAG GTTTCGGAATGTTGGAGTCCGGCTGTGTATCTGTGAAAAATGAAGTCAATATCATGATGAAGAATGTGGTCGATATATCTCTCGGCGGTCTGACTTACTGGATGTTTGGATTCGGATTTAGCTTTGGCATGAGTGAGCCCAACAACCCTCTAATCGGTATCGGAGGTCTATTCGTAGATCCTTCCGTCGGCGACGAATATATGGGTGGTATTTGCgccgcatttttatttcaattgagCTTCGCCACCACTTCTACGACCATCGTTAGCGGTGCTATGGCAGAAcg ATGTAACTTCAAGGCGTATTGCGTCTTCTCGTTTCTGAATACTATCGTGTACTGCTTGCCAGCCGGATGGGTGTGGGGTGATCACGGTTTCCTGAACCGCATGGGGGTCGTTGATATTGCTGGCTCAGGCCCGGTGCATCTTGTCGGCGGTATTTCAG CTCTAGCTTGCGCTATCATGCTCGGTCCCAGAATAGGCAGATACGACAACGGCATCGATCCCCTACCGCTCGGATGCCCAGTCAATGCTATTATGGGGCTGTTCGTGTTGTG GTGGGGCTGGTTAGCATTCAACAGTGGTAGTACTTATGGGGTAACTGGTGCTCAGTGGCAGTACGCCGCTCGAGCGGCTGTTGCCACGATGATAGCCAGTATGGGGGGTGGTCTGGTCGGTTTGGGATTCAGCTTGACCAATCCGAACGGAATTGATATCCTTAGCCAGATAAACGGTGTTCTTGGGGCACTGGTGGCAGTTACCG GTGGGTGTTTCCTCTATAAAGGCTGGGAAGCGATGATAGTCGGGATGGTAGGTGGTTTTATCACGTGTATCGTAATGCCAGTGTTAGACAAAATTCACATAGACGATCCTGTTGGAGCAGCCGCCACTCACG gCGCAAGTGGTATCTGGGGAGTTATCGCGATCGGTTTATTTGCTGATAATCCAATTCCGCTTGATACCACAAATGGAAGGAAGGGCTTGTTCAAAG GAGGCGGCTGGTATCTATTAGGAGTACAAAGCTTATCTGTACTTTGTTTAGGGGTTTGGAGTTTTGTCAGCTCTATCGTATTGCTATGG ataataaataaaataataccaaTTAGAATGTCAGTTTATGAAGAAGTACTCGGAGCAGATCTCGTAGAGCATAGAATACGTCATTCACAG ATAGGTGTGAGTCGTGCCATGTCAGCGCTTCGACCGTTTAGTATGGAGAAGCAACTAAGGAACGTACCTCCCATAGGCATGAATCCTG GTCATGAGTTATTTCTTGTTCAgcatagaaaaaagaaattggcaaatttttcaaagtctGAGAAACGTCACGTGTCAAAGAAGCTGGTGACGAAAAATTCCCAGATCAGGACGATTGCGGACTCTTCCGCGCTAACCGCGGAAGCGAAACCGCAGTTTGCGTGGATagattag
- the Orc4 gene encoding origin recognition complex subunit 4 yields MSKKKNMAIDFQDNMILLTRKYLKRKIMCPETKFRHHVNERLNVLDLVKRTVEVGESTSVLLVGPRGSGKTTLVNSVLKELSALKSFKDNALIVNLNGLVHTDDRLALKDLTRQMQLENVVGDKVFGTFAENLSFLLDCLKSGDKNRSKPVIFVLDEFDLFCGHHNQTLLYNLFDVAQSAQVPICVLGISCRLDVMELLEKRVKSRFSHRQIFLFPGDTSSSEQPMSAFDDRLELFRNLLSLPDDENVNKVEQQYDDCTIDPQFGSMWNDYIKSLTANVTMVNLLKRMYHIDVSERSFRTFLAVAVSTLSEKHQNVEVNDFVEASKIFSEDDKLLMLEGLSILEMCLIIAMKHETEIYDGEPLTFEAIYNRYMKFVNQTSSVQSVQRPVIMKAFEHIKNLEILLPVGNTNTKFEKEYQYYKFTLTSQQVIEAVKTYPGLPTEVSQWASSSI; encoded by the exons ATgagcaagaagaaaaatatggcAATCGACTTCCAAGACAATATGATACTGCTCACGCGAAAGTACTTGAAGCGTAAAATAATGTGTCCCGAAACAAAGTTCAGGCATCACGTTAACGAGCGGCTAAACGTGCTGGATTTAGTGAAACGTACCGTTGAAGTAGGCGAGAGCACGTCCGTCTTGTTGGTTGGACCTAGAGGCAGCGGCAAAACAACG CTTGTTAATAGCGTTTTAAAGGAGTTGTCtgctttaaaaagttttaaggATAATGCGCTAATAGTGAACCTTAATGGGCTAGTACATACTGACGATCGTTTAGCGCTCAAAGATCTAACTCGTCAGATGCAATTAGAAAACGTGGTCGGCGATAAGGTTTTCGGTACGTTTGCAGAAAATCTAAGCTTCCTCTTAGATTGCTTGAAATCTGGCGATAAAAACCGCTCCAAGCCAGTCATCTTCGTGCTCGATGAGTTCGATCTGTTTTGCGGACATCACAATCAGACATTGTTATATAATCTGTTTGACGTTGCTCAATCTGCACAG GTTCCGATATGTGTACTAGGGATAAGCTGTAGATTAGACGTCATGGAGCTGCTGGAGAAGAGAGTCAAGTCGAGATTCTCGCATCgccagatatttttatttcccgGCGATACGTCGTCCTCGGAACAACCAATGTCCGCGTTTGACGATCGTCTGGAACTCTTTCGGAACCTCCTCAGCTTGCCTGACGATGAGAATGTAAATAAAGTGGAGCAGCAATATGATGACTGTACAATAGATCCGCAATTCGGTTCTATGTGGAACGACTATATCAAGAGTTTGACTGCCAATGTTACGATGGTGAATTTACTCAAGAGAATGTATCATATCGATGTGAGCGAGAGGAGCTTTAGAACGTTTCTCGCGGTAGCTGTCTCGACGTTATCAGAGAAGCATCAGAACGTGGAAGTGAATGATTTTGTGGAAGCGAGTAAAATCTTTTCGGAGGATGACAAGTTGTTGATGCTCGAAGGATTATCCATTTTAGAGATGTGTCTG ATAATAGCGATGAAACATGAAACGGAGATTTATGATGGTGAACCATTGACGTTCGAGGCGATATACAATCGCTACATGAAGTTTGTGAATCAGACGTCCTCTGTACAATCTGTCCAGAGACCGGTTATCATGAAAGCTTTTGAGCACATCAAG aACTTGGAGATCTTGCTGCCAGTTGGAAATACGAATACAAAGTTTGAAAAAGAATatcaatattacaaatttacatTAACATCGCAGCAAGTTATTGAGGCTGTGAAGACGTATCCTGGTCTTCCTACAGAAGTGTCTCAGTGGGCGTCAAGCAGTATATAA
- the LOC139823068 gene encoding large ribosomal subunit protein eL22 yields MVLPAKKSKGPIRKQVLRGKGQKKKVSLKFTIDCTHPVEDNIMDVANFEKYLNEKIKVGGKINNFGNTVVLERNKMKLTINSDIDFSKRYLKYLTKKYLKKNKLRDWLRVVSKDKETYELRYFQINSQEDEDEEDAE; encoded by the exons ATGGTTCTG CCGGCGAAGAAATCCAAAGGTCCGATCAGGAAGCAGGTCCTTCGGGGGAAGGGACAGAAGAAGAAAGTGTCCCTGAAGTTCACGATCGACTGCACGCATCCCGTGGAGGATAATATTATGGATGTTGCCAATTTT gaAAAGTATTTAAACGAGAAAATCAAAGTTGGTggcaaaattaataactttggCAACACGGTTGTTCTGGAACGTAATAAGATGAAGCTCACCATCAACAGTGACATAGATTTCTCCAAGCG GTATCTCAAGTATTTGACGAAGAAGTACTTGAAGAAGAACAAGTTGCGCGATTGGTTGCGAGTAGTGTCGAAGGACAAGGAAACGTATGAATTACGATACTTCCAGATTAACAGCCAGgaagacgaagacgaagaagatgcagaataa
- the Mdlc gene encoding E3 ubiquitin-protein ligase RNF113A isoform X2, with product MIQSTNVKRHQEKTSCDVDDSSEDDSRVTVLYKSNRTALPAGPSDQGATAILETETEKDRDAQALFEKAQKINEELKGKDDDKIYRGLNNYTQYYKKRDTAAGNASSGMVRKGPIRAPSNLRATVRWDYQPDICKDYKETGFCGFGGICKFLHDRSDYKLGWQLEREAATGEYNNSGDEDDKKYEIDSDEDNLPFKCFICRNSFTDPVVTKCKHYFCEKCALEQYRKSTRCYICNTQTNGTFNPAKELIARTKMEDKAATAASEDSDED from the exons ATGATACAAAGC ACAAACGTGAAAAGGCATCAGGAGAAGACCAGTTGCGACGTCGATGATAGCAGCGAGGATGATAGCAGAGTAACTGTGTTGTATAAAAGCAACAGAACGGCTCTACCGGCCGGCCCGAGTGACCAAGGAGCGACGGCTATTCTTGAGACGGAAACGGAGAAAGACAGGGATGCGCAGGCACTGTTTGAGAAAGCTCAGAAAATAAACGAG GAATTAAAGGGGAAGGATGATGATAAGATTTATAGGGGCTTGAACAATTACACGCAGTActataaaaagagagataccGCAGCTGGAAATGCGTCCAGCGGTATGGTGCGCAAGGGACCAATTCGAGCACCGTCTAATCTTAGAGCAACGGTGAGATGGGACTATCAACCTGACATATGCAAGGATTACAAAGAGACTGGCTTCTGTGGTTTCGGAGGCAT CTGTAAGTTCTTACACGATCGGTCGGATTACAAATTGGGATGGCAATTGGAAAGAGAAGCCGCTACCGGCGAATATAACAACAGTGGGGACGAAGATGATAAAAAGTACGAGATTGACAGCGATGAGGACAACTTGCcgtttaaatgttttatttgcaGAAACAGTTTCACAGATCCTGTTGTTACCAa atgcaAGCAttacttttgtgaaaaatgtGCTTTGGAGCAGTATAGGAAAAGTACACGATGTTATATCTGCAATACCCAGACCAACGGCACCTTTAATCCAGCAAAGGAACTTATTGCGCGAACTAAAATGGAAGACAAGGCAGCGACTGCAGCAAGCGAGGACTCCGatgaagattaa